In Phocoena phocoena chromosome 19, mPhoPho1.1, whole genome shotgun sequence, a genomic segment contains:
- the LOC136138717 gene encoding LOW QUALITY PROTEIN: intercellular adhesion molecule 1-like (The sequence of the model RefSeq protein was modified relative to this genomic sequence to represent the inferred CDS: inserted 2 bases in 2 codons; deleted 2 bases in 1 codon), with product MEMLLFGVWALLALIPCPGAAEDLFEVSVWPHQPPHQALVKYGQSLMVNCSTTCPDPGPSGIETXLKKTQVGKGPQWKEFLLEYVTQNSILQCFFSCAGIQKDISLGITVYQPAEQVIMELQPEWVTVDDAFTVTCHVPSVTPLENPTLTLLQDNQELHRKNFRSLAVASQRAEVTISVKAQREDDRCNFSCHAELDLSSHGGGLFCSSSAIKALRIFEFSQSPQIWVSSLLEVGMAETMSCEVARVFPAEEVMIHMFRGDQELRSFLSWEGDTVWANASVRAMETGDQELSCLVSLGPMEHKTREPVHVCSFPLPILEVEEXIPLAGTEINVTCSGHVLTSPSPTCRLQGAPDLPAPGEPAWLLLTTREEDDGRNFSCEASLEVQGQWLSKTTVIQLHVLYKPQLEESGCPGNQTWLEGMEQMLACVPKGNPTPILLCTWNGTIFDLEVPQKATQDHSRTYCCTATNQLGSVSKDIAVIVQGLDEGVSSTIFVIIIVILGVGVIIIALYLNYRPCKIERRNLPYRQKEKNKEEESQFAVQQAEKHNAQNC from the exons ATGGAAATGCTACTGTTTGGTGTCTGGGCCCTGCTGGCCCTGATTCCTTGCCCAG GGGCTGCAGAAGACCTATTTGAGGTTTCTGTTTGGCCACATCAG CCGCCACATCAGGCCCTTGTAAAGTATGGGCAGTCCCTAATGGTCAACTGCAGCACCACCTGTCCAGACCCGGGACCCAGTGGAATTGAGA TATTAAAGAAAACCCAGGTGGGCAAAGGGCCTCAGTGGAAGGAGTTTCTCCTGGAATATGTCACACAGAATTCCATCCTGCAGTGCTTCTTCTCTTGTGCAGGGATCCAAAAGGACATAAGCCTTGGCATCACTGTGTACC AGCCAGCAGAGCAAGTGATCATGGAGCTGCAGCCTGAATGGGTGACTGTGGATGACGCCTTTACAGTGACATGCCACGTGCCCAGTGTCACACCCCTGGAAAACCCCACCCTTACCCTTCTCCAGGATAACCAAGAACTACATAGAAAGAATTTTAGGAGCTTGGCTGTGGCCTCCCAAAGAGCTGAGGTCACCATCAGTGTCAAAGCCCAAAGGGAGGATGACAGGTGCAATTTCTCCTGCCATGCAGAACTGGACCTGAGTTCACATGGTGGAGGGCTCTTTTGCAGCAGCTCAGCCATCAAGGCGCTCCGAATCTTTG AATTCTCTCAGAGCCCCCAAATCTGGGTCTCTTCACTTCTGGAAGTTGGGATGGCAGAGACCATGAGCTGTGAGGTGGCTAGGGTGTTCCCAGCTGAAGAGGTAATGATCCACATGTTCCGGGGAGACCAGGAGCTTAGGTCCTTCCTCtcctgggagggagacacagtATGGGCCAATGCCAGTGTTCGGGCCATGGAGACTGGTGATCAGGAGCTGTCTTGCCTTGTATCTCTGGGTCCAATGGAACACAAAACAAGAGAGCCAGTGCATGTCTGTA gCTTCCCTCTGCCAATCCTGGAGGTAGAAG TTATACCATTGGCAGGGACAGAAATTAACGTGACCTGCTCAGGGCATGTATTAACATCACCCAGCCCTACTTGTCGGCTTCAGGGAGCCCCAGATCTCCCTGCCCCTGGGGAGCCTGCCTGGCTTTTACTTACCACCAGGGAGGAAGATGATGGCCGAAATTTCTCCTGTGAGGCCTCTTTGGAGGTCCAGGGTCAGTGGCTGAGCAAAACCACTGTGATCCAACTCCATGTCTTAT ACAAGCCACAATTAGAGGAATCTGGTTGCCCTGGCAACCAGACCTGGTTGGAAGGGATGGAGCAGATGCTTGCCTGTGTCCCAAAGGGAAACCCGACACCAATCTTGTTGTGTACCTGGAATGGAACGATCTTTGACCTTGAAGTGCCACAGAAGGCAACCCAGGACCACTCTAGAACCTACTGCTGCACAGCCACTAACCAGCTGGGCTCTGTCAGCAAAGACATTGCTGTCATTGTTCAAG GACTGGATGAAGGAGTCAGTTCCACCATCTTTGTCATTATTATTGTCATCCTTGGAGTGGGCGTAATCATCATAGCACTGTATTTGAACTATCGGCCCTGCAAGATAGAGAGGAGGAACTTGCCCTATAGgcagaaggagaagaacaaagaggaGGAAAGCCAGTTTGCTGTTCAACAAGCAGAAAAGCACAATGCACAGAACTGTTAG